From a single Euzebya rosea genomic region:
- a CDS encoding cell wall-binding repeat-containing protein, with product MGRWSTLPLIGLVLALLLTAAPAIAQDRPLEVVRHAGPSRTHTAVEVSRAVNGDGSDTVVLARADDYADALAAAPLAAALDAPVLLTGIDALDAAAGEEIQRLGSRTAILVGELSATVAGQALDAGIASVRRIRADDGWSTLAEVAIEVASTTGAVHGLLVEGANADPQRGWPDTLSASAWAAELGVPIFLTTTDELPAATAEAITASGVRSLTVIGGTAAVSASVQATADALVEGDVDRVAGDSRYDTAIAVARRQLDEHGYTPSVWVASGRSWPDALVAGPAVARAGGVLLLSDPSSLRHSPQTASFVNGQRGVASTAHLVGGTAALSEEVEESIRTGHVPAGEAIPPPASDIDGIDMPPAVPARNTAPPIEGALPWSDPATWGGRVPAAGDTVTIPADRAVLLDVQPPVLRGIQVDGTLAVADVDMTIEVDWIVVEGRLAIGTEAAPLTRRVDVVLHPRQGDEIAGAGFGPIAVQGGTLDIHGQAPAHPWTRLARTAVAGSTRLELQDTPGWAVGDRVVVAATGLDPDEAEERTVVGVDGRTVELDRPLSFTHWGQTDELAGASIAQHAEVGNLSRNVRIRSADEAGSTGQGGHVMVFSGSVLHVSGAEFVGLGQSGRLARYPIHFHMMGSASGSYVRGASIHHSFNRCLTIHGSNHVEVRDTVGYETQGHCYFFEDGVEVGNALWCNLGLSTRRPEDGRRILESDDTPATFWVTNPANHLVDNAAAGSDGHGFWYDLPEAPTGLSTGVDMDIRHLPFGTFRDNVAHTSRGTGWKRGIGVFVEDYEPPTPAVMEGTVAWKNGSFGMWSEGVETQGAVFAENDIAFLGLDSVLRDSVVVGATSNAGDRTWRQTGVGFYHSASRIEDVTFVNFAERDHPWQHPSAAMEFIAHNNNQVSSVVGARFVNAHPLRVVQPPDDDGSVDDRSAAVRDVDGSISGAPALLASDHPLMRDAACTWREDLRAHACPAEYERTWTLVRDLHGRSLGGAWLSRSDGVEGALDTDDEPERGHGDLLVDRAYRLRTGAPTSDHLEVIIAGIVEGHLDLTIPWPHAEAHVYDGWGRWQEVPAVGSLAAATDVGYVHDRAAGLLHVRHTLDDIADKGTWQRLELCAEAFCGNSGPG from the coding sequence GCCCGCGCCGACGACTACGCCGACGCCCTGGCCGCCGCCCCACTGGCTGCCGCGCTCGACGCGCCGGTCCTGCTGACCGGCATCGACGCCCTCGACGCAGCCGCTGGGGAGGAGATCCAGCGGCTGGGGTCCCGCACCGCGATCCTCGTGGGCGAGCTGTCGGCCACCGTGGCCGGTCAGGCCCTGGACGCCGGCATCGCCTCCGTCCGACGCATCCGTGCCGACGACGGCTGGTCAACGCTCGCCGAGGTGGCCATCGAGGTCGCGTCGACCACCGGCGCCGTCCATGGGCTGCTGGTCGAGGGCGCCAACGCCGACCCACAGCGCGGCTGGCCGGACACCCTGTCGGCGTCCGCCTGGGCCGCCGAGCTCGGGGTGCCGATCTTCCTGACCACCACCGACGAGCTGCCCGCCGCGACAGCCGAGGCCATCACCGCCAGCGGCGTGCGCAGCCTGACGGTGATCGGCGGGACCGCTGCGGTGTCCGCTTCGGTGCAGGCCACGGCGGACGCCCTCGTCGAGGGTGACGTCGACCGGGTGGCCGGCGACTCGCGGTACGACACCGCCATCGCGGTCGCACGTCGACAGCTCGACGAGCACGGCTACACCCCCTCGGTGTGGGTCGCGTCGGGCCGCAGCTGGCCGGACGCGCTCGTGGCCGGCCCCGCCGTCGCACGTGCCGGTGGCGTCCTGCTGCTGAGCGACCCCTCGTCCCTGCGCCACTCCCCCCAGACCGCCTCGTTCGTGAACGGCCAGCGAGGCGTCGCCTCGACCGCGCACCTCGTCGGCGGCACCGCCGCGCTGTCGGAGGAGGTGGAGGAGTCGATACGGACCGGCCACGTCCCCGCCGGCGAGGCCATCCCGCCGCCCGCGTCGGACATCGATGGCATCGACATGCCGCCGGCGGTCCCTGCTCGCAACACCGCACCGCCGATCGAGGGCGCGCTGCCGTGGTCCGACCCGGCGACGTGGGGTGGACGAGTCCCCGCTGCCGGCGACACCGTCACCATCCCGGCCGACCGGGCCGTCCTGCTGGACGTCCAGCCCCCCGTGCTGCGCGGCATCCAGGTCGACGGGACGTTGGCCGTCGCGGACGTCGACATGACGATCGAGGTCGACTGGATCGTGGTCGAGGGTCGGCTTGCCATCGGCACGGAGGCCGCCCCGCTCACCCGTCGCGTCGACGTGGTCCTCCATCCCCGCCAGGGCGACGAGATCGCCGGGGCCGGCTTCGGTCCCATCGCCGTGCAGGGCGGCACGCTGGACATCCACGGACAGGCCCCTGCGCACCCATGGACACGGCTGGCCCGCACCGCGGTCGCCGGCTCCACCCGGCTGGAGCTGCAGGACACCCCCGGGTGGGCCGTCGGTGACCGTGTGGTCGTCGCGGCCACCGGCCTGGACCCCGACGAGGCCGAGGAACGCACGGTCGTCGGCGTCGACGGTCGCACGGTCGAGCTGGACCGTCCGCTGTCGTTCACTCACTGGGGCCAGACCGACGAGCTCGCCGGCGCCTCGATCGCCCAGCACGCCGAAGTCGGCAACCTGTCCCGCAACGTCCGGATCCGCTCCGCCGACGAGGCCGGATCCACCGGACAGGGCGGCCACGTGATGGTCTTCAGCGGATCGGTCCTGCACGTCTCCGGCGCGGAGTTCGTCGGCCTCGGCCAGTCCGGACGCCTCGCGCGCTACCCCATCCACTTCCACATGATGGGCAGCGCCTCGGGCAGCTACGTCCGCGGCGCGTCGATCCACCACTCCTTCAACCGGTGCCTGACGATCCACGGCAGCAACCACGTCGAGGTGCGCGACACCGTCGGCTACGAGACCCAGGGGCACTGCTACTTCTTCGAGGACGGTGTGGAGGTCGGCAACGCCCTGTGGTGCAACCTGGGCCTCTCGACCCGCCGACCCGAGGACGGGCGTCGGATCCTGGAATCCGACGACACCCCGGCCACGTTCTGGGTGACCAACCCGGCCAACCACCTGGTGGACAACGCCGCCGCGGGCTCCGACGGGCATGGCTTCTGGTACGACCTGCCCGAGGCTCCCACGGGGCTCAGCACCGGTGTGGACATGGACATCCGCCACCTTCCCTTCGGCACGTTCCGTGACAACGTCGCCCACACCTCACGCGGGACCGGCTGGAAGCGGGGCATCGGGGTGTTCGTGGAGGACTACGAACCGCCGACCCCGGCGGTCATGGAGGGCACCGTCGCGTGGAAGAACGGCAGCTTCGGCATGTGGTCGGAGGGCGTCGAGACCCAGGGTGCGGTGTTCGCCGAGAACGACATCGCCTTCCTCGGGCTGGACTCGGTGCTGCGTGACTCCGTCGTGGTCGGCGCCACCTCCAACGCGGGGGACCGCACGTGGCGCCAGACCGGCGTGGGCTTCTACCACTCCGCCTCGCGCATCGAGGACGTGACGTTCGTCAACTTCGCCGAACGCGACCATCCGTGGCAGCACCCCAGCGCCGCGATGGAGTTCATCGCCCACAACAACAACCAGGTGTCGTCGGTCGTCGGCGCACGGTTCGTCAACGCCCATCCGCTGCGCGTCGTGCAGCCACCCGACGACGACGGATCGGTCGACGATCGGTCGGCTGCCGTACGCGACGTGGACGGGTCGATCTCGGGGGCGCCGGCGCTGCTGGCCTCCGACCACCCGCTGATGCGCGACGCGGCGTGCACCTGGCGCGAGGACCTCCGCGCCCATGCCTGTCCCGCCGAGTACGAGCGGACCTGGACCCTCGTCCGTGACCTGCACGGCCGCTCGTTGGGAGGGGCCTGGTTGTCACGGTCCGACGGGGTCGAGGGTGCGCTGGACACCGACGACGAACCCGAGCGCGGCCACGGCGACCTGCTCGTCGATCGGGCCTACCGGCTGCGCACGGGTGCTCCCACGTCGGACCACCTCGAGGTCATCATCGCCGGCATCGTCGAGGGCCATCTCGACCTGACGATCCCGTGGCCGCACGCCGAGGCCCACGTCTACGACGGCTGGGGGCGGTGGCAGGAGGTCCCGGCCGTGGGATCACTCGCCGCCGCGACCGACGTCGGCTACGTCCACGATCGCGCAGCCGGGCTGCTCCACGTCCGCCACACCCTGGACGACATCGCCGACAAGGGCACCTGGCAGCGGCTGGAGCTGTGCGCCGAGGCGTTCTGCGGCAACTCCGGCCCGGGATAG